The following proteins are encoded in a genomic region of Coleofasciculus chthonoplastes PCC 7420:
- a CDS encoding DUF5674 family protein, which yields MIHIIRTRATKAQIDEMLETLSVYIKLAVDIRRAILAGGGEFHADCETALLEDGSQQADIWGADWYPDTQTVTYESLINIRPRQNNRSMEILNPEIREQVAQIIQNLLGGV from the coding sequence ATGATTCACATCATCCGTACTCGTGCCACGAAAGCGCAAATCGATGAAATGCTTGAAACCCTGAGTGTTTACATTAAGTTGGCAGTAGATATTCGGCGTGCTATTCTCGCTGGTGGTGGAGAGTTCCATGCAGATTGCGAAACAGCATTGCTTGAAGATGGCAGTCAGCAGGCAGATATCTGGGGAGCCGATTGGTATCCAGATACCCAAACTGTGACATACGAATCCCTGATCAACATCCGTCCGAGGCAAAATAATCGTTCAATGGAAATTCTCAATCCTGAAATTCGGGAACAGGTTGCCCAAATTATTCAAAACTTATTAGGAGGGGTATGA
- the ilvA gene encoding threonine ammonia-lyase, biosynthetic: MLCDYLVQILTARVYDVAQETPLEYAPNLSARLNNQLLLKREDMQSVFSFKLRGAYNKMVQLPPDMLAQGVIAASAGNHAQGVALAARQLGTQAIIVMPVTTPQVKVNAVKARGGEVVLQGETYDEAYAFARKLEAEKGLTFIHPFDDPDVIAGQGTIGMEILRQYQQPIHAIFVAIGGGGLISGIGAYVKRLYPQIKIIGVEPVDADAMYQSLKAGKRVRLPQVGLFADGVAVREVGEETFRLCSEYVDEIILVDTDATCAAIKDVFEDTRSILEPAGALAIAAAKTYVEREQIQGQTLVAVACGANMNFDRLRFVAERAEFGERREAIFAVTIPEKPGSLRQFCECLGKRNLTEFNYRISAENEAHIFVGVQIANRSDAAKMIEAFEGCGFKTVDLTDDELTKMHLRHMVGGHSPLADHELLYRFEFPERPGALMKFVGSMSPNWNISLFHYRNNGADYGRIVVGMQVPPHEMEEWQGFLDTLGYRYWDENQNPAYKLFLG; this comes from the coding sequence ATGCTTTGTGACTACCTAGTACAAATCCTCACCGCCCGCGTCTACGATGTTGCCCAAGAAACCCCGCTAGAATACGCCCCGAATCTATCCGCCCGCCTGAATAACCAACTCCTACTCAAACGGGAGGATATGCAATCCGTCTTTTCCTTTAAACTGCGCGGGGCATATAACAAAATGGTACAACTCCCCCCTGATATGCTGGCACAGGGCGTGATTGCAGCATCAGCGGGAAATCATGCCCAAGGCGTCGCCCTGGCTGCGCGTCAGCTAGGCACCCAAGCGATTATTGTGATGCCCGTCACCACGCCCCAAGTTAAAGTCAATGCGGTTAAAGCCCGTGGGGGAGAGGTGGTTTTGCAGGGAGAAACCTACGATGAAGCCTACGCCTTTGCCCGGAAACTGGAAGCCGAAAAAGGGTTAACCTTTATTCATCCCTTTGATGATCCGGATGTGATTGCCGGACAAGGTACGATTGGCATGGAAATTCTCCGCCAATATCAGCAACCTATCCATGCTATTTTTGTCGCCATTGGTGGCGGTGGATTAATTTCTGGGATTGGGGCGTATGTGAAACGGTTGTATCCCCAAATTAAAATAATTGGCGTTGAACCTGTAGATGCGGATGCTATGTATCAATCCCTAAAAGCTGGGAAACGGGTGCGATTACCCCAGGTGGGCTTATTTGCTGATGGGGTAGCGGTGCGAGAAGTGGGGGAAGAAACCTTTCGCCTGTGCTCCGAATATGTGGATGAGATTATTCTGGTGGATACCGATGCCACCTGCGCTGCAATTAAAGATGTCTTCGAGGATACACGCTCTATTTTAGAACCTGCTGGAGCATTAGCGATCGCAGCCGCTAAAACTTATGTTGAACGCGAGCAAATTCAGGGACAAACCTTAGTTGCTGTTGCCTGCGGTGCTAATATGAACTTTGACCGTCTCCGCTTTGTGGCAGAACGGGCTGAATTTGGCGAACGTCGCGAAGCTATTTTTGCTGTGACAATTCCCGAAAAACCGGGTAGTTTGCGTCAGTTTTGTGAATGTTTGGGTAAACGAAATCTAACTGAGTTTAATTATCGCATTTCTGCTGAAAATGAGGCACATATTTTTGTCGGTGTCCAAATTGCCAACCGCAGCGACGCCGCTAAGATGATAGAAGCGTTTGAAGGGTGTGGATTCAAAACCGTAGATTTAACCGATGATGAACTGACGAAAATGCACCTGCGGCACATGGTAGGTGGACATTCTCCCTTAGCGGATCATGAATTACTTTACCGCTTCGAGTTTCCTGAACGTCCGGGTGCTTTAATGAAGTTTGTCGGTTCTATGAGTCCTAATTGGAATATTAGCCTATTTCACTACCGGAATAATGGGGCAGATTATGGGCGCATTGTCGTGGGAATGCAGGTTCCGCCGCACGAGATGGAGGAATGGCAAGGGTTTCTGGATACCTTGGGTTATCGCTATT